The DNA region ACAAATACCGATTACTGCACTTGGAACTCCTTCATTCGATTGATGAACTCTTCCGGCATCTGTCCCTCCTTGAGAGACAAAATATTGATACGGTATTTTGTGAGTTTCCGCTGTATCAAGAACAAATTCTCTCATCCCTCGATGTGTTACCATCGACCTGTCTAGAATTCGCAGCAAAGCACCCTTTCCAAGTTGACCAAATTCTGTTTTACTTCCTGACATATCATTGGCCGGACTAGCGTCAAGGGCAAAGAAGAGGTCAGGATTAATCATATTGGCAGCCGTTTGGGCACCGCGTAGTCCTACTTCCTCTTGTACCGTTGCACCAGAATAAAGCGTGTTTGGCAAGGTGAAATCCTTTACTTCTTGGAGCAATTCTATCGCAAGCCCACAACCATAGCGATTATCCCAAGCCTTTGCAAGTATTTTCTTTTCATTTGCCATTGGAGTAAATGGACAAATTGGTAGAATAGATTGCCCTGGCTTAATGCCAATTCGTTTAGCATCCTCCACATCATCTGCACCAATATCAATCAGCATATTTTTTATTTCCATTGGTTTATTCTTTTTCGCCTCATCTAATAAATGCGGAGGGATTGAACCCACCACACCAATAACTGGTCCATTGTCCGTCATAACTTGTACACGCTGTGCCAATAAGACTTGGCTCCACCAGCCACCTAGTGTTTGAAAACGAAGCATACCATTGTCTGTAATACCTGTAACCATGAAACCAACTTCATCCATATGACCAGCCACCATAATTGTTGGTCCAGTTCCATTCCCTTTTTTCACACCAAAAATGCTGCCCAGTTTGTCCTGGACAATTTCATCAGCATATTGAGACAGTTGTTCTTTCATATATTTTCTTACTAAATGCTCATTCCCAGGAGCACCAGGAAGTTCAGTTAAGGTTTTAAACATGGCTAAAGTTTGTTCATTCAAAGTTATTTCCTCCTCGTTTGTTTCTTCAAATATGTATGTATATTCATTATTCTACTGGAATTATTGGTTCCTTACCATAAATTAATTGTCTGATTATTTTATTATGTTCTTATCGATAATTGCGATATACTGATAATAAGCTAAATTATATAATGGAGGTGTCTTATGAACTGGAAATCCTTTTTCCTCGGAGCAACAGTCGGTGTCATTAGCGGCTATGCAGTTAAGGAAATTATTTCACAAAAAGCATATGTATCACCTGAAAAAGTATTAGAATATGTAAAAAAACAATTTGATCAAAATGGACCGATTAGTGGTTCGTGGATACATATGAAAGCGGAACCCTATGAAAAACAGCAAATTCAATATCAAGTTTTTAAAGGCGGTATCTCTAAAAACAATAATGGCTTACATGAGCAATTTGAATTTATTGCTGATGCTTCTACAGGAACCCTTTTGGACGTGAAATCAATTACTCCCGAGCTAATAGAAGAACGTTAAGAAGGGAGCCGTATCAACATAGATACGGCCTTTTCTCTATACTTTCCCCTCTTTTTCACGCTTTATGCTTTTGGTAATCTGACCATCTGCCCCCCATTTTACCGCTCGATAAAAAGCATCGTGATAAAAAGTGAACCAGGCATCATTTTGGATCGCATAGGGAATCCATTTTTCCTTTGCTGCAATTGAATCCATTGGATAATCATCGTACGCCATGACCCATAAGCTATTTTGATGGGCATGTGTCGGCATGATATCTGCCATATGAACTGCCATCTCGCCACCATCTTCAATGATCACAATCGAATGGCCATTACTATGCCCGCCAGTGTGAACCATCGATATCGCGTCTAAGCTCCACTTTTCATCAAATGTAAAGACCTGATTTTCAATAGCTTCCCAATTTTCCTTATAATACGTACTTTTTGATCGGATATTTGGATTTCTCATCTCATCCCATTCGATTTTTGAAGTGACAATCTTTGCATTGGGAAATATCGATATATAATTGTCGCCATTTCGTTTGGTCAGCCCGCCAACATGGTCATTATGCAAATGTGTCATCAGAACATAATCGATCTCTTTCGGTTTTATCCCTAAGCAATTCAGAGATTCTTCCACATTTGATTCAGCCGATACTCCAAAATTCCTTAATTGTTTTTCCGAGAGTTTCCCCCTGCCAAGTCCCGCTTCCACTAGAATATTTTTACCATCCATTTGAATCAGAATTGGATCTGTCGGTAATTCTATCTGGTTCTTTTCATTAGCTGGATACTTTCTTGACCATAAAGGTTTCGGAACAACGCCAAACATTGCCCCGCCGTCTAAATTAGTTATCCCTCCAGATAACCACGTTAATTGAACACTGCCTATTTTTAAAGTTTCCATTTTCTCCCCCCACGTCCTATTTTTCTATATTTTAACACAATTGAAAAAAGACAGCTCCCAAAAAGGAACTGTCCTAAAATTAGTTTTGATATTTTACTTCACAACGGTATATTCGATTTCCCATTTCAGAAAATTTTTGTTCATATTCTGTCATAATATTTCCCTCAAAATCAGCTTTGTGAAGGTCAAGACTGAGATAGGTTAATAATAATCCATAAGCAGAAAAACTCTTTAATGAGTATTCAAACAATCCCTGATTATCTGTCTTAAAGTGAATTTCGCCCTTATCAATCATAATGTCTTCATATGACTTTAAATAGTCCTTATAGGTTAAGCGGCGTTTCTCATGACGGGACTTTGGCCATGGATCTGAAAAATTGAGATAAACCCTGTCCACATCATTTTTTGTAAAATATTTATCTAATTCATCAGCATTTACATTTAAAAGTCTCAAATTAGGTAAATCGGCTTCAATTAACAAGTCCAAAGCAATGACAATGACGCTATCATATTTTTCAATACCAATATAGTTGATATCTGGATTTGCCTTTGCCATTTCGGTAACAAAACGGCCCTTTCCAGTTCCAACTTCAATATGGATCGGTTGATTATTATTAAAAACTTCCAGCCATTTTCCTTTATGCAATTCGGGATTGGCTACGATATATTGTGGATGCTGGTCAATCTTTTCCTTTGCCCACGGTTTATTTCTAAGTCTCATGATGACACTCCTAAAAAAAATTAATTTAATAAAAAACATAACATGCAGTAATTATACAAGCAAGGAGATGCATAAACAAAAAAAGAATTCACAACCTAACTGTGAATTCTTTTTTATTTCACTTGAAAGGGTGTTAACATTGCCATTACAAACTCAAGACCAAGTATCATTACTAAAAGATATCTTAAACAATCATCAAACAGATTGTTGCGGGTCTGTTGCCGAATGTGAACAATTGGAGCGATTAGTGAAATCGCTAATGGTAAATACACAGATTGATCAAAATGTAAAAAGTATTCTACAGGAGGTATATGATTATAGCCAAAACGGCACCTATACGGCAGATTTAGACCAACATATACTCTCTAATCAGGATAATTTATCACAATGGGTTAACAATATTGACTCTTTTTCGTAATTATTCGAGTTTCGCCAGGAAATTCACCCAGTAATCCATTTCTTGAAGGCGATTCTTATTTTTATGCCATTGAATGGAAGATAGGGTTTGAAGCGCCACATACCATTTCATTCTCAGCCTTAAATCGTCTGTTAACGGCTTACCGTACATGACTAACCAGCTTTGCCAGTCTTCTTCAGGCAGGTACCAATAAAGAAGCATACCAAGGTCAATTGCCGGGTCAGCAATCATCGCACCATCCCAGTCAATTAAATACAACTGGTTGTCTTCCGTTAGCAGCCAGTTGTTATGATTGACATCTCCGTGGCATACCACTTTTTCATCACAATAAACATTTGATTTTTCTTCTAATAAAAACCCTATTGCCTTATGTACCGCTGGTAAAGATAATACCTCTTCATCCAATTCTTTCACAACCGAATGAAAAATCGCCTCAGGCTTAAGAGGCTGCTTTTCCAAGCGGCTTAGCATCCCGAGCATTGGCTCAGAGCGGTGAATCTTCTTAAGCATCCTTGCAACGTACTCCTGATTCATATCAATCGGTTTTAGCTCACGGCCTGGTAGCCATTGTTGCGCAGTTATCACATCTCCATTTTCCAATCGCTTAGTCCAAACAAGCTTTGGGACGATGCCCTCTGCGGAAAGAACTGCGAGAAATGGAGAGGAATTACGCTTTAGAAAAAGCTGTTGATCCTTATAGCTTGCATAAAAGGCTTCTCCAGTAGCGCCTCCAGCAGGGACAATATCCCATTCTTGTCCTAGTATATCTTCCAAGTTGTTCACCTTCAATGTATGCCGTTCTAATGGGCTAAGGTAGCCCAACTAGTTATAGATGTATATCCTGTATTGTCCAGGAAATTAAAAAAATCAAAAACACTTAAACAATGTTTATTTTATTATCGTAAAACGTGAAAAAATTAGGGCAACTGAAACCATTACATACAATAGCCACCATGTTAAATTTTATCCCCAATTGGCTTTTTTCGTCAAGTACATCTGATCAAACTATTTTTTTGCTAAAATCGTAAGGGAAACGGGCTCTAAAAAGAATTCTCCCGTTATCTTGCGGTGATTGGAATCAATTCCCACATAATATTTATCTGCTATAACCACCCATTCACCTTCGGGAAGTTGAATTATATGATTTTTATTGAGGGGATTAATTAATAATATTACTTCACTAAACTCATGATCCGGGTTTTGATAGATAAAACCAATTAAAGGTGCTGTTAGCGGCAGACTATTCATACGTGCCCGTATCTCTGCAGCAGTTCTCATTCTGAAACAAGGGAATGTTTTTCTGATTTGAACTAACCCCTTAATATAGTTGACAGTCTCCAAGTACTGCGATTTTCTATCCCAATCAAGTTGGTTAATACTATCCGGGGAACGATAGCTATTTCCTTCTCCCTGCTTCGTACGGAAGAACTCCTGACCACTGTGCAGAAAAGGGATTCCCTGTGATAATAAAACAAGACCCGTTGCCAACCGTTGATGGCTCATCCGTATTTTCTCATCTGCTTCCCCCAGGCAAGACATGAGTTTATCCCAGATTGTATGATTATCATGACATTCTATATAATTCACTGATTGTGAGGGTTCATTGAAAAGCGGATGTTCTTTCTTAATTAGTCCAACACTACCTGCAATCACTTCCATTGCACCAGCATAATAATGTTCGTTTCCTAAGGCATAGCCTTTATCATACAAATAAAATGTATTTCCTTTAATTATATCACGGAAGGCATCATTAAATTGCCCAATTCCAGACAGTTTTGACTGGTTTCGGATAGTTGCCTTTTGATTTACAGGCAGTGGTGTGTTAAGATTCCAGCCTTCACCAATGATGAGCGTTTCCTTTGAAATGCTATCACAAATTCCCCTTACCTCATTCATTGTTGCTGTGTCCAGTATTCCCATTAAATCAAAGCGAAAGCCATCTACATGATATTCCTCCATCCAGAATCGAACGGAATCCAGGATGTATTTCCTTACCATTTTTCTTTCCGATGCTATGTCATTGCCTACTCCAGTTCCATTAGAAGGCAATCCAAACTGATCGTGACGGAAGTAATAGCCAGGGACCAACTTTTCAAAAACAGATTGTTCGCGGATGTACACATGATTATAAACGACATCCATGATGACTCTTAAACCTTGGCTATGAATGTTATCAATTAATTGCTTTAGCTCGATAATTCTAGCATATGGGTCACAAGGGTTTGTCGCATAGATTCCCTCAGGAACATTAAAATGAGTCGGATTATAGCCCCAGTTATATAATTTATTTTGATCTAATTCATCTACGCCCGCAAAATCATTACAGGGCAGGAACTCAATATGAGTAATCCCTAAATCTTTAACGTAGGATAACCCTGTGTTTTCACCATCTTTATTTTTTGTATTTACTTCTCCTGCACCTAGATACAAACCTTTATGTTGCACACCGCTATTAGGGTGAATGGTGAAATCTCTTATGTGAGTTTCATAAATGATGGCATCCACAGCGTGCTTAAATGGAGGTAAAATGGGCTTTTCCCTTTTGGTTTTTTCAAGTTTCACAATAATCCCGACTTCCCCATTAGCTGTTGAGGCAACTGCATAGGGATCTACCGACTCGCGCCATTCCTGATTTATTAGGACGAGAAAGGAATATTGATAAAGCTCTAAGTCACGATGAACTACTAATGACCAAACCCCTCGTTCTTCCCGTTTCATTTTCAAAATTTCAGAAAATGTGCTGTTCGGGAGGCGTAATTTTAACTTTACTTGCGTAGATGTCGGTGCCCAAAGCTTAAAATACGTTTGATTATTTTCGCACCTCACTCCAAGGTCCTGGCCATCATAATAAAATTTCTGATCGAAATCCTCCGTGCGAATCACAGCACCTATTTGAAGGTCTGTCCTTCCACCATGCTCATCAATAATCCAATAGCTCTTTCCAAACTCTATGTCCTCATTGAAACGACAAATATATTTTCTGTTTTTTTCGATTTGAAGCTGCTCATTAATGATTAAGGGTTTTTCATCAGAACCATTTGATAATGCAAAAGTTGCTGACAAGCCCTGATGATAGGAAAGCGGAAGAAGAATCGCAATGATATTCATTTCATCTAAGTAGGCATAAAAATCTCGATTACTGGAAATCATTCGAACCCCTCTCTTTCAAATCAACTTATCGCATCCTTTACCTTCGGTGTTAAAACCTGCACTGCCTTCGAATGAACCTGCATATTTAGCGGTGTAAAACCAATTATTTCACCATCTGCATGGATAAATACTGGTGATTCCGATTGAATGGTAACCATGCTTCCTTGAAAGGTCTCTACTTCTTTGAAATGGATATGCTTACCCCAAAAAACGCTAATAAATACTAATAATAGCTTTATCCTCGATAGGTTATGAACCACAGTAATTTCGAAAATCCCGTCATCTGGCACTGCGTTTGGGGCAATTTTCATTCCACCCCCATAATAAGGCTGATTTGAAACAGTCACAAACCAGGTATTATCAAATAAATGTTTTTTTCCTTCAATTGATAATTCAATTGATGTGCATTTATACGTAAATAACTTTTTCAAAAGAAAATACACATAAATTAACCGCCCCATGGAGAGCTTATTTAAAATTCCCTTCATCCGTGATTGATTCACTGCGTGGGATACTAGTGCATCAAATCCTACACCCATATTATTAATAAAGTAATGTTCAGCATGATCCGTCATTGTCACTTTTCCGGCATCAATAAGGGGTGCATCGCTTTTCATCAATCGAAGCATAACCTGCAGTGCCTCAATAGGGTCAGAGGGGATATGGAACCCCCGTGAAAAATCATTACCAGAGCCTCCAGGTACAAATCCTAGAATGATATTCTTATAGTTTATCATTCCATTCATGACTTCATGCATTGTTCCATCGCCGCCAACAGCAATCATGATTTTCTCCTCATCATTGCTTGCTGCAATTTCTGCAGCAAGACTTTTAGCATGACCAGGATATTCTGTAAAAGTTGCCTGATAAGTAATATTCTCTTCCACTAGTTTATTCTCAAGTTTATCCCAAATTTTCATACAGTATCCATTTCTTGCTTTAGGATTAATAATAAAATAAATTTGTTTCATACAACCAACCTTTAACATAAATTTTCTTTTTAGCTGGGTAATAATTGAAATGCTGTTTTCACTTCGTATTTTGGTGTTTTTTGGAGATGTGTTTGATAGAGAACTACTTCGCTTGCCTTAAAGGTAAGGGGCCCTGGTTGAATTTCTTGCCAGATATCAAGCATATGATTATGAAACGAACCTTCGCCTTCCCATTTTCTCGCTAGGGTAATATGTGGCCGAAATGGCCTCGTTTCAAGTTGAAAACCAGCCTCAAAACACGCATGAAATACCTTTTTTCTTACGTTTTGTAATTCAGGGCTTTCTAGTGTATCTGCCCAAAATATCCTTGGAGAATCTTGGTTGCCAAATATTCCGAGCTGATTAATTTTCAACTCTAAAATATTGGAATGACGTAAGCTTTCATGAACATTCTCATTTGCAAGCCTAAGCTTTTCAACTGGTGCATAGCCGAGAAATGCCAGTGTAATATGCAAATCCTCATAATGTACCCAGCGACTAAATGGGAGTGTTCCCTTTAATTTCTCAATATGACTTTTCAAGATTACTTTCGTTTCTTCTGGGAGCTTAACAGCAAAGAAATAATGTGCTTGTTGTTCCATTGTTCTAGACACTCCTTTTTTTATTTTAGACTATTTTACTCCGCTTGTATGTAATTTACTTAAGGTTGGTTATTTCATATCTTTTACTTTAAGAAAAAACTTATTTATCATAATAATATAATCCATTCAATGAAAGGAAGATTATTCATGAAGGTTGTTAATAATATTGCCGAATTAATAGGGGATACACCGCTTGTAAAATTAAATCGAATAATATCGCCAGATGCTGCCTCTGTTTATTTAAAGCTTGAGTTTTTTAACCCCAGTAAGAGTGTAAAAGACCGGGCGGCTCTCAATATGATTATTGAGGCTGAAAAAGCTGGATTACTAAAAAAAGGGGCAACCATTATTGAGCCAACTAGCGGCAATACCGGAATCGGCATTGCCATGAATGCTGCCGCTCGAGGATATAAGTCGATTCTCGTCATGCCTGACACAATGACACTGGAGCGGATCAATCTCCTGAAGGCCTACGGTGCAAAAGTAGTTCTTACACCTGGAGACGAAAAAATGCCTGGTGCGATAAAAAAGGCGCAGGAGTTGGCTTCAGAGATTGCAGATAGTTTCATCCCAATGCAATTTGAAAATAGTGCAAACCCTGATGCTCACCGCTTTTCTACTGCTCTGGAAATTATTGAAGCGATGAAGCAATTGGGTAAACCGCTTTCTGCGTTCGTGGCAACTGCCGGGACAGGCGGTACCATTACAGGCACGGGTGAACCATTAAAAGAGCATTATAAAAATTTACAAGTCCATGTAGTCGAGCCGAAGGGCTCACCTGTTTTATCGGGTGGAAAACCTGGGAAGCACAAGCTCGTTGGCACAAGTCCCGGCTTCATTCCAAAGATACTTAACCAAGACGTTTACGATAAAATCCATCAAATATCCGATGAACATGCCTATGATATTACGCGAAGATTGGCATGTGAGGAAGGGATTCTCGTCGGTCCATCCTCTGGTGCTGCCTGCTATGCCGCATTAGAGGTGGCAAAGCAATTATCCCCTGACGAGATCGTAGTCTGTATTGCCTGTGACACCGGAGAAAGATATCTTTCAAGTGATTTGTTTCAGTTAGAATAAGAGTGTTAGACGGTTCAAATAGCGAGTATCTGGGGCGCTCCCATCTTACCCAAATTCCAAAATTGCGCCGCTTCGGGCAAATGGGGTTCTCCCATTTTACCCAAATTCCAAAAAGGCACCGCTTCGGGCAATTGGGGCTCTCCCATTTTACCCAAATTCCAAAAAAGGCACCGCTTCGGGCAATTGGGGCGCTCCCATCTTACCTAAATTTGAAAATAGCGTCATTACGGGCAAATAGATAGAGCTCTCCCCATCTAAACTAAATTTCAAAAAGTGCACTATTACATGCACATTGACTAGTTCTACGTACTAAAATTCCTTAAAAAAAGACGTACCATGGCTACTACCCGCCGGTACGTCTCTTTTACTAATAAATTTAGTCTGCCAATTTACCACATTGTTTCTCTATTTCCTGTTGAAACAGCTCTTGTATCTTTCTTGTAACTTCACCCGGTGTCCCATTATTTACTTTATTCCCGCTAATTTCAATCACTGGCATAACCTCAGAGGTTGTGCTTGAAAGGAAAACTTCATCAGCAGTTTCGAGGTCATCTAGTGAGAAAGTTTTTTCTTCAAAAGGAATGTCATTGTCCGAACATACATCCAAGATAACATCCTTTGTAATTCCTTTTAAAATCAAATGATTCGATTCATGAGTCATCACAGCACCATTTTTCACGATATAAATATTCGAAGAACTTCCCTCTGTTACATCCTGCCCGCGATGCTGAATTGCTTCATAGCAGCCTGCTTCTACTGCCTTTTGTTTAGCTAATAAATTTCCAAGCAAATTCAGGCTTTTGATATCACAGCGAAGCCAGCGAATATCTTCTGTTAGGATAGCCTTCACACCAGTATGAAAGCTTTCCTCAGGGCGGCGCACTTCATTTGTATATGCTACCAGAGTGGGTGTCACCTTTACCGTTGGAAACGCATGATTCCGCGGTGCCGTTCCTCTAGTAATCTGCATATAAATTGTTCCCAATTGAAGCTTATTTTTCTCTATTAGTTTTTCAAGCGTTTCTTTCAGCTGTTCAGTCGTGTATGGTATTGAAATGCCAATGCTATCTGCACTTTTAACAAATCGGCTTAAATGTTCATTTGCCGTAAACAATTTACCATTGTAAACTCTAATTACCTCATACACTCCGTCACCAAATTGATAACCACGATCCTCTACGTCAACCTTTGCTTCCGAACGCGGGATAATTTCCCCATTTAATAATGTAAATTTCATTCCCATTTCCCCTTTAGTGGATTATTCAGCTTTTGCTAGTTCATAAATGGCCTGTGCATAAATAGCAGTCGCCTTTAATAAGTCCTCAATATAGATATATTCATCTTTCTGATGGGCAATGTCTGGCCTTCCAGGGAATAACGGACCAAAAGCCACACCAGCTTTTAATGACCGGGCGTAAGTTCCGCCACCAATTGCAATTAACTCGGCCTTTTCTCCTGTCTGTTCTTCATATACCTTTTTCAATGTTTGAATAAGAAACTCTTTCTCATCGACATGGTGTGGCTTTGTATCTTTGAATTTCTCAATCGCAAAGCCCGCTTCTAGCAATAGTTCATCAAGCTTTGCTTTTGTATCTTCCATATTATTTGTAACCGGATACCGGCAGGTCAACCCGATACTGCCGCCAACTGAAGGGGAATAGGAAAGCTTCCCTGGATTAATGGTTAACTCTCCGGAGATATCATCAGTATAAGCGACACCAAGGTTCACACCTCTTGAATCTTCAAAGAAATACTTGGCTAGGAATTGAAAATAATGTGCAGCTTTATCATCTAGACTTAGCTTAGATAAGAACAAGGCTAAATGCAGACCAGCACTTTTTCCTTTTTTCGGTTCCATCCCGTGAGCAGATATACCCTTAACCTCAAAGATCAACTCACCGTTTTCAACATAAGATTTTCCTTCTAGTTCGAATTTCTTAAGAAAATCTGTAAACCTTTGGACTGTATCGATTTGATTGTCTTGAACAACAACACTTGCTTTAGCAAAGTCGGGAACCATATTGTATCTTTTTCCCGAAGTATAATTAATCACTTCAATATTTGCACCTGTATTTTCTATACCCGCTCTTTTTTGAATGATATCAATATCAGCAATGCCTTTTTCCGCATTGATAATCGGAAAATCAGCATCTGGAGCAAAGCCCAATGAAGGCATTTCTTCGTGTTCAAAATAATGATCCACGCAACGCCAATCGCTTTCTTCATCTGTACCAATAATCATTCGCACACGTTTGTTTAGAGGCAGTCCAAGCTCCTTAACAATTTTCATTGCATAATAGGTAGCCATTGTTGGACCCTTATCATCAAGCGCACCGCGAGCAAAAATTTTACCCTCGCGAATTTCAGCTGCATAAGGGTCACTTGACCAGCCGTCACCCTCTGGTACGACATCAACATGACAGAGAATTCCAAGCAATTCCTTCCCTTCACCAAATTCAAGATGTCCCGCTAAATTGCCAACATTTTTCGGAATGAATCCATCCGTTTCACCGAGATTGAGCATAAAGTCAAGTGCTTCCTTCACCCCCTTACCTAATGGTGCGTCTGGAGCAGGGTTCTCTTCGTCTAAAAGACTTTTAATATGTAATAATCCTTGTGTATCTTTAATAAGTGCCTCTTTACGATTTTCTACTTCGTTCATCCAATCAATCTTTGTCAATGAGTGTGCCTCCTATATATTCTTACTATTTTAGACAATATCATTATTGTAGATATCTTACCAATTTTCTTTATAAAAATGAACAAAAGTATTATCAAATTGCACATATACTTGATTGAAATTTTTATAAAATTCAATTAATTAACATATTCTTACCGTTAATGCCCATATACTAGACTAAGAATAGGAAAAGGGAGGTGGAACCGAACGATTTAACAAAGCTGACAAGGAATATTTTGTAAAGCAGGTACTAATGGTGGAAATTTTCAAAAATTCTGGGTACAATATTAATAGACATCTTTAGTATTCACTAACGATAAAGAAAAGGAGTTGTCCGCGGAAAACAAATTTACATACTATCATACAGGC from Neobacillus sp. FSL H8-0543 includes:
- a CDS encoding M42 family metallopeptidase, whose product is MNEQTLAMFKTLTELPGAPGNEHLVRKYMKEQLSQYADEIVQDKLGSIFGVKKGNGTGPTIMVAGHMDEVGFMVTGITDNGMLRFQTLGGWWSQVLLAQRVQVMTDNGPVIGVVGSIPPHLLDEAKKNKPMEIKNMLIDIGADDVEDAKRIGIKPGQSILPICPFTPMANEKKILAKAWDNRYGCGLAIELLQEVKDFTLPNTLYSGATVQEEVGLRGAQTAANMINPDLFFALDASPANDMSGSKTEFGQLGKGALLRILDRSMVTHRGMREFVLDTAETHKIPYQYFVSQGGTDAGRVHQSNEGVPSAVIGICSRYIHTHASIVHIDDYAAAKELIVRLVKACDQTTVDTIKANS
- a CDS encoding MBL fold metallo-hydrolase, whose product is METLKIGSVQLTWLSGGITNLDGGAMFGVVPKPLWSRKYPANEKNQIELPTDPILIQMDGKNILVEAGLGRGKLSEKQLRNFGVSAESNVEESLNCLGIKPKEIDYVLMTHLHNDHVGGLTKRNGDNYISIFPNAKIVTSKIEWDEMRNPNIRSKSTYYKENWEAIENQVFTFDEKWSLDAISMVHTGGHSNGHSIVIIEDGGEMAVHMADIMPTHAHQNSLWVMAYDDYPMDSIAAKEKWIPYAIQNDAWFTFYHDAFYRAVKWGADGQITKSIKREKEGKV
- the trmB gene encoding tRNA (guanosine(46)-N7)-methyltransferase TrmB, whose protein sequence is MRLRNKPWAKEKIDQHPQYIVANPELHKGKWLEVFNNNQPIHIEVGTGKGRFVTEMAKANPDINYIGIEKYDSVIVIALDLLIEADLPNLRLLNVNADELDKYFTKNDVDRVYLNFSDPWPKSRHEKRRLTYKDYLKSYEDIMIDKGEIHFKTDNQGLFEYSLKSFSAYGLLLTYLSLDLHKADFEGNIMTEYEQKFSEMGNRIYRCEVKYQN
- a CDS encoding YtzH-like family protein, with protein sequence MPLQTQDQVSLLKDILNNHQTDCCGSVAECEQLERLVKSLMVNTQIDQNVKSILQEVYDYSQNGTYTADLDQHILSNQDNLSQWVNNIDSFS
- a CDS encoding phosphotransferase family protein, with amino-acid sequence MEDILGQEWDIVPAGGATGEAFYASYKDQQLFLKRNSSPFLAVLSAEGIVPKLVWTKRLENGDVITAQQWLPGRELKPIDMNQEYVARMLKKIHRSEPMLGMLSRLEKQPLKPEAIFHSVVKELDEEVLSLPAVHKAIGFLLEEKSNVYCDEKVVCHGDVNHNNWLLTEDNQLYLIDWDGAMIADPAIDLGMLLYWYLPEEDWQSWLVMYGKPLTDDLRLRMKWYVALQTLSSIQWHKNKNRLQEMDYWVNFLAKLE
- the pulA gene encoding type I pullulanase, which translates into the protein MISSNRDFYAYLDEMNIIAILLPLSYHQGLSATFALSNGSDEKPLIINEQLQIEKNRKYICRFNEDIEFGKSYWIIDEHGGRTDLQIGAVIRTEDFDQKFYYDGQDLGVRCENNQTYFKLWAPTSTQVKLKLRLPNSTFSEILKMKREERGVWSLVVHRDLELYQYSFLVLINQEWRESVDPYAVASTANGEVGIIVKLEKTKREKPILPPFKHAVDAIIYETHIRDFTIHPNSGVQHKGLYLGAGEVNTKNKDGENTGLSYVKDLGITHIEFLPCNDFAGVDELDQNKLYNWGYNPTHFNVPEGIYATNPCDPYARIIELKQLIDNIHSQGLRVIMDVVYNHVYIREQSVFEKLVPGYYFRHDQFGLPSNGTGVGNDIASERKMVRKYILDSVRFWMEEYHVDGFRFDLMGILDTATMNEVRGICDSISKETLIIGEGWNLNTPLPVNQKATIRNQSKLSGIGQFNDAFRDIIKGNTFYLYDKGYALGNEHYYAGAMEVIAGSVGLIKKEHPLFNEPSQSVNYIECHDNHTIWDKLMSCLGEADEKIRMSHQRLATGLVLLSQGIPFLHSGQEFFRTKQGEGNSYRSPDSINQLDWDRKSQYLETVNYIKGLVQIRKTFPCFRMRTAAEIRARMNSLPLTAPLIGFIYQNPDHEFSEVILLINPLNKNHIIQLPEGEWVVIADKYYVGIDSNHRKITGEFFLEPVSLTILAKK
- a CDS encoding diacylglycerol kinase family protein, with amino-acid sequence MKQIYFIINPKARNGYCMKIWDKLENKLVEENITYQATFTEYPGHAKSLAAEIAASNDEEKIMIAVGGDGTMHEVMNGMINYKNIILGFVPGGSGNDFSRGFHIPSDPIEALQVMLRLMKSDAPLIDAGKVTMTDHAEHYFINNMGVGFDALVSHAVNQSRMKGILNKLSMGRLIYVYFLLKKLFTYKCTSIELSIEGKKHLFDNTWFVTVSNQPYYGGGMKIAPNAVPDDGIFEITVVHNLSRIKLLLVFISVFWGKHIHFKEVETFQGSMVTIQSESPVFIHADGEIIGFTPLNMQVHSKAVQVLTPKVKDAIS
- the thpR gene encoding RNA 2',3'-cyclic phosphodiesterase → MEQQAHYFFAVKLPEETKVILKSHIEKLKGTLPFSRWVHYEDLHITLAFLGYAPVEKLRLANENVHESLRHSNILELKINQLGIFGNQDSPRIFWADTLESPELQNVRKKVFHACFEAGFQLETRPFRPHITLARKWEGEGSFHNHMLDIWQEIQPGPLTFKASEVVLYQTHLQKTPKYEVKTAFQLLPS
- the cysK gene encoding cysteine synthase A, which produces MKVVNNIAELIGDTPLVKLNRIISPDAASVYLKLEFFNPSKSVKDRAALNMIIEAEKAGLLKKGATIIEPTSGNTGIGIAMNAAARGYKSILVMPDTMTLERINLLKAYGAKVVLTPGDEKMPGAIKKAQELASEIADSFIPMQFENSANPDAHRFSTALEIIEAMKQLGKPLSAFVATAGTGGTITGTGEPLKEHYKNLQVHVVEPKGSPVLSGGKPGKHKLVGTSPGFIPKILNQDVYDKIHQISDEHAYDITRRLACEEGILVGPSSGAACYAALEVAKQLSPDEIVVCIACDTGERYLSSDLFQLE
- the dat gene encoding D-amino-acid transaminase, with the translated sequence MKFTLLNGEIIPRSEAKVDVEDRGYQFGDGVYEVIRVYNGKLFTANEHLSRFVKSADSIGISIPYTTEQLKETLEKLIEKNKLQLGTIYMQITRGTAPRNHAFPTVKVTPTLVAYTNEVRRPEESFHTGVKAILTEDIRWLRCDIKSLNLLGNLLAKQKAVEAGCYEAIQHRGQDVTEGSSSNIYIVKNGAVMTHESNHLILKGITKDVILDVCSDNDIPFEEKTFSLDDLETADEVFLSSTTSEVMPVIEISGNKVNNGTPGEVTRKIQELFQQEIEKQCGKLAD